Proteins from a single region of Coregonus clupeaformis isolate EN_2021a chromosome 35, ASM2061545v1, whole genome shotgun sequence:
- the LOC121551045 gene encoding galanin receptor 2b has translation MSDLEDFSKTAGHWNTSDSYQLNATSVIVPVVFSLIFLLGTIGNSLVLAVLLRSGQVGYNTTNLFILNLSVADFFFIVFCVPFQATIYSLEGWVFGSFMCKVVHFFINLTMYASSFTLAAVSVDRYLAIRYPLRSRELRTPCNAVVAMVVIWGLSLIFAGPYLSYYDLIDYANSNVCVPGWEEYNRKVLDTCTFVFGYVIPVLIVSLSYTRTIKYLWTAVDPLDGMSESKRAKRKVTKMIIIVTVLFCICWLPYHVVILCYLYGDFPFNQTTYAFRILSHCMAYANSCLNPIVYALVSKHFRKGFKKVFSCILSKNSRNKVHVIHVANTVPGFEAGSTEVSQMNEDNVRQNDCEMSSRPIAEPREATISHFQKQP, from the exons ATGTCAGATCTGGAAGACTTCAGCAAAACAGCAGGGCATTGGAACACATCAGACAGCTACCAGCTGAATGCCACCAGTGTGATCGTGCCCGTGGTGTTCTCCCTCATCTTCCTGCTGGGGACCATTGGGAACAGCCTGGTCCTGGCCGTCCTCCTCCGCAGCGGCCAGGTGGGATACAACACCACCAACCTGTTCATCCTCAACCTCAGCGTGGCCGACTTCTTCTTCATCGTCTTCTGCGTGCCTTTCCAAGCCACCATCTACTCCCTGGAGGGCTGGGTGTTTGGCTCCTTCATGTGCAAGGTGGTCCACTTCTTCATCAACCTCACCATGTACGCCAGCAGCTTCACGCTTGCCGCCGTCTCTGTCGACAG GTATCTGGCCATTCGCTACCCTCTTCGCTCTAGAGAGTTGAGAACGCCCTGTAATGCCGTGGTTGCCATGGTAGTCATCTGGGGACTATCATTGATCTTCGCAGGACCGTATTTGAGCTACTACGACCTCATAGATTACGCCAACAGTAACGTGTGTGTTCCAGGTTGGGAGGAGTACAACCGCAAGGTGCTGGACACGTGCACCTTTGTGTTTGGTTATGTGATCCCTGTGCTCATCGTGAGCCTGTCCTACACCAGAACCATCAAATACCTGTGGACAGCTGTGGACCCACTGGATGGGATGTCAGAGTCCAAGAGGGCTAAGCGCAAAGTCACCAAAATGATCATCATCGTCACAGTGCTCTTCTGCATATGCTGGCTGCCCTATCATGTGGTGATCCTGTGCTACCTGTACGGAGACTTCCCCTTCAACCAGACTACATACGCATTCAGGATCCTCTCTCACTGCATGGCCTACGCCAACTCCTGCCTTAACCCCATTGTGTACGCCTTGGTGTCCAAGCACTTTCGCAAAGGCTTCAAGAAGGTATTCAGCTGCATTCTCAGTAAGAACAGCAGGAATAAAGTGCATGTGATACATGTGGCCAACACGGTGCCTGGGTTCGAGGCGGGGTCCACAGAAGTGTCACAAATGAATGAGGACAATGTACGACAAAATGACTGTGAGATGAGCAGCCGGCCCATCGCCGAGCCGAGGGAAGCAACTATAAGCCATTTTCAGAAACAGCCTTGA